The DNA sequence GCGGCCGAGCGGCTGGGCGACGGCGACTTCACCGCCCGCTCCCCGCGCGCGGGCATCGCCGAGATCGACCAGGTCGGCGAAGCGCTGGACGCCACCGCGACCCGCATCGGCGAGACCCTGGAGCGTGAGCGCGCGTTCTCCGCGGAGGCGTCCCACCAGCTCCGCAACCCGCTGACCGGCCTGCGCCTGCAGCTCGAAGCCGCGCTGGAAACTCCGTCGGCGGACCCGTACGCGGCGATCCGCGCCGGGATCGCGTCGACCGACCGGCTGGAACGCACCATCGAGGACCTCCTGGCGCTGGGCCGCGAACGCCGGGCCCCGAGCGCGGAGCTCGACCTCGACGCGCTCCTCGACGAAGTCCGCCAGGCCGGCGAGGCCCTGCTCGTCCCGCACGGCCGAGCGCTGCGGATCACCCGCCAGGACCCGCCGCCGGCCCGGGTGGCGGCCGCGGCGGTCCGCCAGGTGCTCGGCGTCCTGCTGGACAACGCGGCGACGCACGGCCAGGGCACGGTCACCGTGGTGGCCCGCGACGCCGGGGACGCGCTGGCTATCGACGTCGCCGACGAAGGCCCGGACCTGGGCGAAACCGATCCGTTCGCGACCGCGCCGAGCGACCACGGGATCGGCCTGCGGCTGGCCCGCAGCCTCGCCGAGGCCGAAGGCGGCCGGCTCCGGTTGAGCCGCCCGGCCCCGCCCACCTTCACCCTGCTCCTGCCCGCGGCCGAGCAGAACGAATCGCCACGATCCGCGCATCCTGTGCAATGAATCACCTGTGATTCATCTGTACGCGCAATGTAGTCCTGTTTTGCCTGCCGGAAATGGCAGATACGGTCGTCGGCATGACTTTGCGGGCCGCGACGGTGCGGCGGAAACCGGTCGCCGACTTCGTCGCCGAAGGTGATCATGGCACGCTGAAGCGGTCGCTCGGCCTCGGGCAGCTCACCATGCTCAGCATCGGGGCGACCCTCGGCAGCGGGATCTTCGTCGTGCTGGGCGAAGCCGTCCCGGTGGCCGGGCCGGCGGTGGTGCTCTCGTTCGTGCTCGCCGGGATCACCGCGCTGTTCTCGGCGCTTTCCTACGCCGAGCTCGCCGGCATGATCCCGCTGTCCGGTTCGTCGTATTCCTACGCCTACGCCACCCTCGGTGAGCTCGTCGCCTGGGTCTGCGGCTGGTGCCTGATCCTCGAATACGGCGTCTCGGTGGCGTCCGTGGCCGTCGGCTGGGGCCAGTACGTGAACGAGCTGCTGCGGCTGGCGTTCGGCTTCGCCATCCCGGACGCGCTGAGCCAGCCGCCGGGCTCGGGCGGGATCGTGAACGTGCCCGCCATCGCCGTCGTGGTCCTCGCGATGGTCCTGCTGCTGTCCGGCGCGAAGGAGAGCGCGCGGGCCAACGCCGTCATGGTCGTGGTCAAGATCGGCACGCTGGTGCTGTTCTGCGCGATCGCGTTCACCGCGGTGCGGGCGAAGAACTTCACGCCGTTCCTGCCGCTCGGGCTGGCCGGGCTGAGCGCCGGCGGGGCCAAGCTCTTCTTCTCCTACATCGGGTTCGACGCCGCCTCGACCGCCGGCGAGGAGGCGAAGAACCCGCAGCGCGACCTGCCGCGGGCGATCCTGCTCTCGCTCGGCATCGTCACCGTGCTCTACTGCCTGGTCGCCGTGGCCGCGGTCGGCGCGCTGCCGTGGCAGGAGTTCGACGGCCAGGAAGCCGCGCTGTCGCACGTCCTCGGCGTCGTGTCGGCCAACCCGCTCTGGGCCGCGCTGCTGGCCGTCGGCGCGATCGTGGCCATCTCCAGCGTGGTGCTGACCGTCCTCTACGGACAGACGCGCATCCTGTTCGCGATGTCCCGCGACGGCCTGGTGCCGGGCGTGCTGTCCGAAGTAGACGCGAAGAGCGGCTCGCCGCGGGTCAACACCCTGGTGGTTTCGGGCTTCGTCGCCGTGCTGGCCGCGTTCATCCCGCTGGGCAAGCTGGCCGACGCGACCAGCATCGGCACGCTGTTCGCGTTCGGGCTGGTGAACGTCGCCGTCCTGCTGCTGCGCCGCCGCCAGCCCGATCGGCCGCGCTCGTTCCGCGTGCCGTTCTCGCCGGTGACGCCGATCCTGGGCGTGCTGTGCTGCGCCTACATGATGCTCAGCCTCGACGGCGCCACCTGGCTCGTCTTCGGCGGCTGGATGGCGCTCGGCCTGGTCCTCTACTTCGGGTACGGGATCCGGAAGTCGAGGCTGGCATGAGGGTCGCGATCCACCAAGGCCCGTTCGCCGAGCTCCCGGCGGCCCTCGCCGGGACCGACGCCGACCTCGTCGTCACGGCCGAGATGAGCACCACCGGCTACCACATCGGCGCGCGCACGCACGAGCTCGCCGAACCCGCCGACGGACCCATCGCGCGGCGGATGTCCGCGCTGGCACGGGAAACCGGCGTCGCCCTCGCGTACGGCTACCCGGAATCCGACGGCGCGCAGGTCCACAACAGCGTCCAGCTCGTCGACGCGGCCGGCCGGCGGCTCGCGAACTACCGCAAGACGCACCTGTTCGGCGACCTCGACAAGGCGTGGTTCACCCCCGGCGGCGAAGCGGTGGTGCAGGCCGATCTCGGCGGCCTCCGGATCGGGCTGCTGATCTGCTACGACGTCGAATTCCCGGAACTGGTCCGGGCGCACGCGCTCGCCGGCACCGAGCTGCTGGTCGTGCCGACCGCGCTGATGAGCCCGTACGAGCTGGTCGCCGACACGCTCGTGCCCGCGCGGGCCTACGAAAGCCAGCTGTTCGTCGCCTACGCGAACCGCTGCGACACCGAGCGGGAGCTGACCTACTGCGGCCGCTCCTGCGTGGTCGCCCCGACCGGGGAAGTCCTGGCGCGCGCCGGGTCCGGGCCGGAGCTGGTCCACGCCGACGTCACCCGGGAAGCGCTCGCCGCCTCCCGGCTCGAGAACACCCACCTGGCCGACCGACGGCCCGAACTGTACCGGGGAACCACCGCATGACCTCCGCCGTCCCGACCGCGATCCACCACGAAGAACCGCCGGGCCGCCCGATCACGATGTTCGGCCCCGACTTCCCGTTCGCCTACGACGACTACCTCGCCCACCCGGCCGGGCTGGGCTCGGTCCCGGCGGAGCGGCACGGCACCGAAGTCGCGGTGATCGGCGGCGGCCTGTCCGGCGTCGTCACCGCGTACGAGCTGATGAAACTGGGCCTGCGGCCGGTGGTCTACGAAATCGCCGAGCTCGGCGGGCGGCTGCGGACGGTGCGCTTCCCCGGCTGCCCGGACGACGTCGTCGCGGAGATGGGCGCGATGCGCTTCCCGCCCGCGTCGACCGCGCTGTACCACTACATCGACAAGGTCGGGCTGGAGACGGCGCCGTTCCCGAACCCGCTGGCGCCCGGGACGCCGAGCACCGTCGTGGACCTGAAAGGACAGAGCCACTACGCGCGGACGCCCGCGGACCTGCCCGCCGTCTACGGCGAGGTCGCCGCGGCCTGGGACCGGACGCTCGCCGAGCACGCGTCCTTCGCCGAGATGCAGACGGCGATCCGCGACCGCGACGCGAAGACGATCAAGCGGCTGTGGGACGAACTCGTACCGCGGCTGGACAACCAGACGTTCTACGGCTTCCTCTGCGACTCGCCCGCGTTCGCCTCCTTCCGCCACCGCGAGATCTTCGGCCAGGTCGGCTTCGGCACCGGCGGCTGGGACACCGACTTCCCCAACTCCATCCTGGAAATCCTGCGCGTGGTCTACACGGGAGCCGACGACGAGCACCGCAGCATCGTCGGCGGCAGCAGGCAGCTGCCGCTGCGGCTGTGGGAGCACGCACCGGAAGAGATCGCCTTCTGGCCGGCGGGCACGAGCCTGAGCTCGCTCCACGGTGGACGGCCGCAACCCGGCGTCGCGCGGCTGCACCGGACCGCGCCGAACAACATCACGGTGACCGACACCGAGGGCCACATCCGGACGTTCCCCGCGGCGGTGTTCACCGCGCAGAGCTGGATGCTGCTGTCCCAGATCGAATGCGACGCGGAGCTGTTCCCGATCGACCACTGGACGGCGATCGAGCGCACGCACTACATGGCGTCGTCGAAGGTGTTCGTCCCGGTCGACCGGCCGTTCTGGCTGGACCGCGACCCGGCGACCGGCCGCGACGCGATGAGCATGACGCTCACCGACCGGATGCCGCGCGGCACCTACCTGCTCGGTGACGACCCCGCGGCGCCGGCGGTCATCTGCCTGTCCTACACGTGGGCCGACGACTCGCTGAAGTGGCTGCCGCTCCCGGTCTCCGAGCGCGTCGAGGTGATGCTGCAGTCGCTGCGCGAGATCTACCCCGGCGTCGACGTCCGGCGGCACATCATCGGCGACCCGGTGACCGTGTCGTGGGAGGCGGAACCGCACTTCATGGGCGCGTTCAAGGCCAACCTCCCCGGCCACTACCGCTACCAGCACCGGCTGTTCACGCACTTCGTGCAGGAGTCGCTGGAGCCGCGCCACCGCGGCCTGTTCCTCGCGGGCGACGACGTCTCGTGGACGGCGGGCTGGGCCGAAGGCGCGGTGCAGACGGCGCTCAACGCGGTCTGGGGCGTGCTGCACCACTTCGGCGGCGCCACCGATCCGGTGAACCCGGGGCCGGGAGACGTCTTCGACGACCTCGCCCCGATCACGCTCCCGGACTGACCGTGCCCCGGCTCCCCGCTCGCCGCTCCCTGCCGCGGCCGGGAACGCTGCGACCGGGAGCGAACGGCTGCCCGGGAACGGCCGCGGTTGCGGTGCGGCGGCGCCGAGGTCGCGAATGAGTCATTCGGGACCGTGGAGGTCCCGAATGACTCATTCGCGACCTCCACGGCGGGCCGACCGACCTCGCCCCGATCACGCTCCCGGACTGACCGTGCCCCGATCGTGGCACCCCGTCCGGCAAGGTGCGGACCGGGCTGCCCGGCGCACCCCGCCGTGCGACGATGGGACCATGAACACCGAGCCGGCGCCGAGATGGCGAAGACTGGAACCGGACGAACGGAAGGAACAGATCTACGCCTGCGCCGCGCGGCTGTTCGGTGAACGCCCCTACTCCGAAGTGTCCACTTCGGACATCGCCGCGGCGGCGGGTGTCGCGCGCGGGCTGATCAACCACTACTTCGGCACGAAACGCGAGCTGTACCTGGAAATCATCCGCCGCGCGCTGACCGTGCCGCGGCTGGCCGTCGAGATCCTCCCCGACGGGCCGCTCGAACTGCGTGCCGACGTCGCCATCGAGTGGTTCCTCGACATGGTCACCAGCCAGGAGCGGATGTGGCTGGCCGCGATCGCGCCCGAAGGCATCGGGCGCGACCTCGAAGTGGAGCGGATCCTCGAGGAAGCCGACCGCGAATCCGCCGACCGCGTGCTCGAAGCCGTCGGGCTGTCCAGCGAAAGCAACCACGGGCCCGAGCTGAACGCGCTCGTGCGCGCGTTCGGCGGGAT is a window from the Amycolatopsis sp. cg9 genome containing:
- a CDS encoding sensor histidine kinase translates to MRRRITSLTVLAALVATVLFALPLGIAVWQYYHDDAKGDLERAADATALAVSEDLSAGRTPIVPPLDEEDEEIEGEVGVYAPDGRLLAGHGPAVGGPVERQAARATVDVVVGREGDEMALAVPVVSGSRVTGVVRAALPLSELRLQIVLTWVAMAGLAVATTGVSLLMARRATKRLVRPLEELAAAAERLGDGDFTARSPRAGIAEIDQVGEALDATATRIGETLERERAFSAEASHQLRNPLTGLRLQLEAALETPSADPYAAIRAGIASTDRLERTIEDLLALGRERRAPSAELDLDALLDEVRQAGEALLVPHGRALRITRQDPPPARVAAAAVRQVLGVLLDNAATHGQGTVTVVARDAGDALAIDVADEGPDLGETDPFATAPSDHGIGLRLARSLAEAEGGRLRLSRPAPPTFTLLLPAAEQNESPRSAHPVQ
- a CDS encoding amino acid permease — encoded protein: MTLRAATVRRKPVADFVAEGDHGTLKRSLGLGQLTMLSIGATLGSGIFVVLGEAVPVAGPAVVLSFVLAGITALFSALSYAELAGMIPLSGSSYSYAYATLGELVAWVCGWCLILEYGVSVASVAVGWGQYVNELLRLAFGFAIPDALSQPPGSGGIVNVPAIAVVVLAMVLLLSGAKESARANAVMVVVKIGTLVLFCAIAFTAVRAKNFTPFLPLGLAGLSAGGAKLFFSYIGFDAASTAGEEAKNPQRDLPRAILLSLGIVTVLYCLVAVAAVGALPWQEFDGQEAALSHVLGVVSANPLWAALLAVGAIVAISSVVLTVLYGQTRILFAMSRDGLVPGVLSEVDAKSGSPRVNTLVVSGFVAVLAAFIPLGKLADATSIGTLFAFGLVNVAVLLLRRRQPDRPRSFRVPFSPVTPILGVLCCAYMMLSLDGATWLVFGGWMALGLVLYFGYGIRKSRLA
- a CDS encoding carbon-nitrogen hydrolase family protein: MRVAIHQGPFAELPAALAGTDADLVVTAEMSTTGYHIGARTHELAEPADGPIARRMSALARETGVALAYGYPESDGAQVHNSVQLVDAAGRRLANYRKTHLFGDLDKAWFTPGGEAVVQADLGGLRIGLLICYDVEFPELVRAHALAGTELLVVPTALMSPYELVADTLVPARAYESQLFVAYANRCDTERELTYCGRSCVVAPTGEVLARAGSGPELVHADVTREALAASRLENTHLADRRPELYRGTTA
- a CDS encoding flavin monoamine oxidase family protein, translating into MTSAVPTAIHHEEPPGRPITMFGPDFPFAYDDYLAHPAGLGSVPAERHGTEVAVIGGGLSGVVTAYELMKLGLRPVVYEIAELGGRLRTVRFPGCPDDVVAEMGAMRFPPASTALYHYIDKVGLETAPFPNPLAPGTPSTVVDLKGQSHYARTPADLPAVYGEVAAAWDRTLAEHASFAEMQTAIRDRDAKTIKRLWDELVPRLDNQTFYGFLCDSPAFASFRHREIFGQVGFGTGGWDTDFPNSILEILRVVYTGADDEHRSIVGGSRQLPLRLWEHAPEEIAFWPAGTSLSSLHGGRPQPGVARLHRTAPNNITVTDTEGHIRTFPAAVFTAQSWMLLSQIECDAELFPIDHWTAIERTHYMASSKVFVPVDRPFWLDRDPATGRDAMSMTLTDRMPRGTYLLGDDPAAPAVICLSYTWADDSLKWLPLPVSERVEVMLQSLREIYPGVDVRRHIIGDPVTVSWEAEPHFMGAFKANLPGHYRYQHRLFTHFVQESLEPRHRGLFLAGDDVSWTAGWAEGAVQTALNAVWGVLHHFGGATDPVNPGPGDVFDDLAPITLPD
- a CDS encoding TetR/AcrR family transcriptional regulator; translated protein: MNTEPAPRWRRLEPDERKEQIYACAARLFGERPYSEVSTSDIAAAAGVARGLINHYFGTKRELYLEIIRRALTVPRLAVEILPDGPLELRADVAIEWFLDMVTSQERMWLAAIAPEGIGRDLEVERILEEADRESADRVLEAVGLSSESNHGPELNALVRAFGGMVKAAGREWLVRGSLTRDQVHLLLSKSLVTLVGEIFPAIQAEPPVPRRGDREQTRE